A single Thermosynechococcus vestitus BP-1 DNA region contains:
- a CDS encoding DUF565 domain-containing protein, with amino-acid sequence MQRTRLNTLLDRLGAGIQEQLKNPWRRLATLSIAFLFGVFLGLAISSSAGQLGYLDIIASSMVAIAAEVISALFYSDRWKLRQTLFGEMLNALKFGLLYGLFLVAFLLGS; translated from the coding sequence ATGCAGCGAACCCGTCTTAATACCCTGCTTGATCGTCTAGGCGCTGGCATTCAGGAGCAGTTAAAAAATCCATGGCGACGGCTAGCAACCCTGAGTATTGCCTTTCTCTTTGGGGTGTTCTTGGGCTTGGCAATTTCTTCTAGTGCGGGTCAACTGGGCTATTTAGATATTATCGCCTCAAGCATGGTGGCGATCGCTGCCGAAGTGATTAGTGCGCTATTTTATAGCGATCGCTGGAAACTGCGGCAAACCCTCTTTGGCGAAATGCTCAATGCTCTGAAGTTTGGTCTGCTCTATGGCTTGTTCCTCGTTGCCTTCCTTCTAGGCAGTTAG